The Microcoleus sp. AS-A8 genome contains a region encoding:
- a CDS encoding aspartate carbamoyltransferase catalytic subunit, with protein sequence MATTVWTRRHVLGLADFTPAEFDTVLQTAASFREVLSTRTKKVPALQGHVVANLFFEPSTRTRSSFELAARRLSADTLNFAANTSSLTKGETILDTAKTYLAMGADMMVIRHREAGVPHAIADEMNQLGVRVSILNAGDGQHEHPSQGLLDLFTITSLIDFEYPRLGLLAGKKIVIVGDILHSRVARSNIWSLTSSKAEVHLAGPPTLLPKLLGQIGDSSLQNRKLFLHWELEPALKDADFVMTLRLQKERMTSHLLPSLREYHQHFGITRERLKLCKPDVKILHPGPVNRGVEISSDLMDDPEFSLISQQVTSGVAVRMALLYLMGSGKN encoded by the coding sequence ATGGCTACTACCGTTTGGACACGCCGCCACGTTCTTGGGTTGGCTGATTTCACGCCCGCAGAATTTGATACAGTCTTGCAAACGGCTGCCAGCTTTCGGGAGGTACTCTCAACGCGAACGAAAAAGGTACCCGCGTTGCAGGGTCATGTGGTTGCCAATCTGTTCTTTGAACCCTCAACGAGAACTCGCAGTAGTTTTGAGTTGGCGGCAAGGCGTCTGTCTGCCGATACGCTAAACTTTGCAGCCAATACTTCTTCCCTAACCAAAGGGGAAACCATTCTGGATACGGCGAAGACCTATCTGGCGATGGGAGCGGATATGATGGTGATTCGCCATCGAGAAGCTGGGGTACCCCATGCGATCGCAGATGAAATGAACCAGTTGGGTGTCCGAGTTAGCATCCTCAACGCAGGTGACGGACAGCACGAACATCCCTCCCAAGGTTTGCTTGACCTGTTTACAATTACCTCTCTAATTGATTTTGAATACCCCCGCTTAGGGCTTTTAGCGGGGAAAAAGATTGTGATTGTCGGGGATATTTTGCACTCACGGGTTGCCCGTTCTAATATCTGGAGTTTGACTTCTAGTAAGGCCGAAGTGCATCTGGCGGGGCCACCGACGCTGCTTCCTAAATTGTTAGGCCAAATCGGAGATTCTTCCCTTCAAAATCGCAAGTTATTTCTGCATTGGGAACTCGAACCCGCCTTAAAAGATGCCGATTTTGTCATGACCTTACGGCTGCAAAAAGAGCGCATGACCTCACATCTGTTGCCGAGTTTACGAGAATACCATCAGCATTTTGGAATTACGCGCGAGCGATTAAAGCTTTGCAAACCCGATGTTAAAATTCTCCACCCAGGCCCCGTCAACCGGGGGGTAGAAATTAGTTCTGACTTGATGGACGACCCAGAGTTTAGTCTGATTTCCCAGCAGGTAACAAGTGGTGTTGCTGTGCGGATGGCATTACTGTACCTGATGGGTAGCGGCAAAAATTAG
- a CDS encoding DNA-3-methyladenine glycosylase, producing MMNFHLSSAQIVEPNWLARLSPEVAPDLVGCTLVRQFSDGTLLRGMIVETEAYGPDDPACHAYRRRTQRNEAMFGPAGRTYVYLIYGVYYCLNIVTDQEDIGSAVLIRALQLQSIPSWVEPHEGSKQHRVAAGPGKLCKVLQINLTLNNQILQPGQPLWLEHRPPEFVPNLMQTTRIGLSKGADLPWRWYLKDCPAVSRL from the coding sequence ATGATGAATTTTCACTTATCATCAGCTCAAATTGTAGAACCGAATTGGCTCGCCCGTCTATCTCCTGAAGTGGCACCCGATCTAGTGGGTTGCACATTGGTGCGCCAGTTTAGCGATGGCACCCTCCTGCGGGGAATGATTGTAGAAACTGAAGCCTATGGCCCTGACGACCCGGCCTGTCATGCTTATCGACGTCGCACACAACGCAATGAGGCGATGTTTGGGCCTGCGGGTCGCACTTATGTCTATTTAATTTACGGGGTCTACTATTGCCTGAATATTGTTACAGACCAGGAAGACATTGGCAGTGCGGTCTTGATTCGCGCTTTGCAGTTACAGTCCATACCCAGTTGGGTTGAACCGCACGAAGGCTCAAAACAGCATCGCGTCGCGGCGGGTCCCGGTAAGCTCTGCAAGGTGTTGCAAATTAACTTGACCTTGAATAATCAAATCTTACAGCCTGGTCAACCCCTTTGGTTGGAGCACCGTCCACCAGAATTTGTCCCTAACTTGATGCAGACGACTCGAATTGGTTTATCAAAAGGAGCGGATTTGCCTTGGCGATGGTATTTAAAAGATTGTCCAGCTGTTTCTAGGCTATGA
- a CDS encoding MBL fold metallo-hydrolase, translating to MSHQRPMASYVEDDQLVCFPYAVGHGAEGICLLVQMGPHRILLDCGLENISPLQSSSHPPADLVLCSHAHSDHAQGLLALHQAFPQLPIYASEVTTQLLPLNWSELPPQKIPHFCQALPWRSPVEFCEGLSAELFPAGHLPGAAAFLLTYTTPKKTYRLFYTGDFFLSNSRLVEGLSIESLRGMQPDVLIVEGSYGSARHPHRRQQENQLVERIDRAIAQKYSVLLPVPTLGLGQEILMLLRSHHHFTGRNLDIWVEGTVADGCNAYLELLPHFPTSVQNFARHQPLFWDERVRPRVRLLDERQLASIGQSPCIVITDETADVSDYWHPESSHPVILRPDHPRYSARDSIELADVETYLLAQHGDRLGTTQLIHNLRPQHVIFIHGSPTYLADLTGLEELQNRYHLHSPAAGTLVELPIGETFIQPAAPAEANYEGELTELGTVVTVTLPEAIAADPRWQDFADTGLVEARWQGEELVLRGLSQRELLTQAGNTRVPMNIDCCGNCRHQRGQRCWNPASPLYGFKVTPEGYCPVFEAVEPPPPAS from the coding sequence ATGAGCCATCAACGCCCAATGGCATCCTATGTTGAAGATGATCAATTAGTTTGTTTCCCCTATGCAGTAGGTCATGGTGCTGAGGGCATTTGTTTATTGGTGCAGATGGGGCCACACCGCATTCTCCTCGATTGTGGATTAGAGAATATATCACCCCTACAATCGAGTTCCCATCCACCTGCCGATTTAGTCTTGTGCAGCCACGCCCACTCGGATCATGCCCAGGGATTGCTCGCACTCCACCAAGCCTTTCCCCAGTTACCCATCTACGCCAGTGAGGTAACCACTCAACTTTTGCCGCTCAATTGGTCGGAGTTGCCGCCCCAGAAAATTCCCCATTTCTGTCAAGCATTGCCTTGGCGATCGCCGGTGGAATTTTGCGAGGGATTGAGTGCAGAATTATTTCCGGCTGGGCACCTCCCTGGAGCCGCGGCTTTTTTACTCACCTACACTACACCCAAAAAAACATACCGCCTGTTTTATACGGGTGACTTTTTCCTATCCAACTCGCGGCTGGTAGAAGGATTATCGATTGAATCCTTACGAGGAATGCAGCCTGATGTGCTTATTGTGGAAGGCAGTTACGGCTCAGCTCGGCATCCTCACCGACGACAACAGGAAAATCAGTTAGTAGAGCGTATTGATCGCGCGATCGCCCAAAAATACTCAGTCTTGCTGCCAGTGCCCACCTTGGGGTTAGGTCAAGAAATTTTAATGCTTCTACGGAGTCATCACCACTTTACGGGTCGTAACCTCGATATTTGGGTTGAGGGAACCGTCGCGGATGGTTGTAATGCCTACTTGGAACTGTTGCCTCATTTCCCCACATCCGTACAAAACTTTGCCCGCCATCAACCCCTGTTTTGGGATGAGCGAGTACGTCCTCGCGTCCGACTGTTGGATGAGCGGCAACTCGCTTCGATTGGTCAGTCCCCTTGTATTGTGATCACCGACGAAACGGCTGACGTCAGCGATTACTGGCACCCAGAATCCAGCCATCCGGTCATCCTGCGACCGGATCATCCGAGATATTCGGCGAGAGACAGCATTGAGCTAGCGGATGTTGAAACTTATCTACTGGCTCAACATGGCGATCGCTTGGGAACCACTCAGTTGATTCATAATCTCCGTCCCCAGCACGTCATTTTTATTCACGGTTCTCCTACCTACCTCGCAGATTTAACTGGCTTAGAGGAGTTGCAAAATCGGTACCATCTCCATTCCCCAGCCGCCGGAACTTTAGTAGAATTACCGATTGGTGAAACATTTATCCAACCGGCAGCACCCGCCGAAGCCAACTATGAAGGTGAGCTAACCGAGTTAGGAACGGTAGTCACGGTCACCCTTCCAGAAGCGATCGCCGCTGACCCTCGCTGGCAAGATTTTGCCGATACGGGTCTAGTAGAAGCCCGCTGGCAGGGAGAAGAATTGGTATTGAGGGGATTGTCCCAACGAGAACTCCTCACTCAAGCGGGCAATACCAGAGTACCGATGAACATCGATTGCTGTGGAAACTGCCGTCACCAACGAGGGCAGCGCTGCTGGAATCCGGCTTCTCCTCTCTACGGTTTTAAGGTGACACCAGAGGGGTATTGTCCAGTTTTTGAAGCGGTAGAACCCCCCCCGCCAGCCTCTTAG
- a CDS encoding aldose epimerase produces the protein MCAIAIEQKQYKTYILTNPQAHSRLEVVPERGAIITHWSLQQQDILYLDSDRFADPNLSVRGGIPILFPICGNLPNNTYTHQGQSYQLKQHGFARDLPWQVAQSSEANHNSESLTLVLNSDDQTRAVYPFDFELAFTYKLIGNALEIHQRYTNRSDEPMPFSTGLHPYFVTSDKTQLEFEISASEYQDQITKAVHPFLGTFDLSRDELDLAFAQVAEPCASITDQGRGFKISLSYSDLYSTLVFWTVKGKDFYCLEPWSAPRNSLNTGEHLTELAPGESLETSVTLEITFL, from the coding sequence GTGTGTGCGATCGCCATAGAACAAAAACAATACAAAACCTACATTCTCACGAACCCTCAAGCTCACTCTAGACTCGAAGTTGTACCCGAACGGGGTGCGATTATTACCCACTGGAGCCTCCAACAGCAGGATATCCTCTACCTAGACAGCGATCGCTTTGCTGACCCGAATTTGAGCGTGCGGGGTGGCATCCCCATCCTCTTCCCCATTTGCGGTAATTTACCCAACAATACCTACACACACCAAGGTCAATCGTATCAGCTCAAACAACATGGCTTTGCCCGTGATTTGCCCTGGCAGGTCGCACAATCCTCAGAGGCTAACCATAACTCAGAAAGCCTTACCCTCGTTCTCAACAGTGACGACCAGACTCGTGCTGTTTACCCCTTCGACTTTGAACTTGCCTTTACCTACAAACTCATTGGCAACGCTTTGGAGATTCATCAGCGCTACACGAATCGTTCCGATGAGCCGATGCCTTTTTCCACAGGTTTACATCCCTACTTCGTTACGTCAGATAAGACCCAACTGGAGTTTGAAATTTCAGCCTCCGAGTATCAAGATCAGATAACCAAAGCCGTTCATCCGTTCTTGGGCACTTTCGATTTGAGTCGTGATGAACTGGATTTGGCTTTTGCACAGGTTGCTGAGCCTTGTGCCAGTATTACCGATCAGGGACGTGGCTTCAAGATTTCTCTGAGTTACAGCGACCTCTACTCTACCCTGGTTTTTTGGACGGTTAAAGGCAAAGACTTTTATTGCCTAGAGCCGTGGAGTGCCCCCCGCAATTCTCTTAACACGGGTGAACACCTGACTGAACTCGCTCCAGGAGAGAGTTTGGAGACATCTGTCACCCTTGAGATAACTTTTTTGTGA
- the mgtE gene encoding magnesium transporter — translation MLTQDVRNTLFDVADLNQLKSALNRLPAVDVGEFISDLSPERRAIAFRILQKDQAISVFEYLPPDIQEELIGALHDTQVFQIVEAMSPDDRAELFDELPAGVVKRLLQRLSATERQATAMILGYAEGTAGRVMTTEFVQLRGGLTVGEALNKIRLTDHDKETIYYAYVTDDNHKLVRVVSLRQLLFSLPNALIHDISSDRLIKARTEMPQEEVAQLMKRYDLLALPVVDREDRLVGIVTIDDVVDILEEEATEDIQKLAGVSGGDESALSPPWITIRKRLPWLVGVMGLYIGAASVIAPFQKVIAMVPVLAVIMPIFSNTGGTVGIQALTVTIRGLGVGEVTPKDTLKILRKEILAGLGTALSLGLTMIALSLIWAAPQERWVSLVAGTVMAMNVFVAVTLGTLLPMAMKRLKLDPALISGPLLTTMLDAVGFMIFLSLISLSLNVLHLNP, via the coding sequence ATGCTTACTCAAGATGTTCGCAATACACTCTTTGATGTTGCCGATTTAAACCAGCTCAAATCTGCACTGAATCGCTTGCCGGCGGTAGATGTAGGAGAATTTATTTCCGATTTATCTCCGGAACGCAGAGCGATCGCCTTTCGCATTCTCCAGAAAGATCAAGCGATCAGTGTCTTTGAATATTTACCGCCGGACATTCAAGAAGAACTGATTGGTGCCCTACACGATACCCAGGTTTTTCAGATTGTCGAGGCGATGAGTCCCGATGACCGGGCAGAATTGTTTGATGAATTACCGGCTGGGGTGGTTAAGCGGCTTTTGCAACGACTCAGTGCCACTGAACGTCAGGCAACGGCGATGATTTTAGGCTATGCCGAAGGCACTGCCGGACGTGTGATGACGACGGAATTCGTGCAGTTACGGGGAGGCTTAACGGTTGGAGAAGCTCTCAATAAGATACGTCTGACTGACCACGATAAGGAAACGATTTACTACGCTTACGTCACCGATGACAACCACAAACTCGTTCGAGTTGTATCCCTACGGCAACTGTTATTTTCGCTTCCTAATGCCCTGATCCATGATATTTCCAGCGATCGCCTGATTAAAGCCCGCACCGAAATGCCTCAGGAAGAAGTCGCCCAACTCATGAAGCGCTATGATTTGCTGGCATTGCCTGTGGTTGACCGCGAAGACCGTTTGGTGGGGATTGTGACGATTGATGATGTCGTGGATATCTTGGAGGAAGAAGCAACAGAAGATATTCAAAAACTAGCAGGGGTGAGTGGTGGAGATGAATCGGCCTTGTCCCCTCCCTGGATCACGATTCGCAAGCGCCTACCCTGGCTTGTGGGTGTGATGGGATTGTACATCGGAGCTGCCAGCGTGATCGCACCCTTTCAAAAAGTGATTGCTATGGTGCCTGTGTTAGCCGTCATCATGCCTATTTTTTCCAACACAGGGGGTACCGTGGGCATTCAAGCGTTAACGGTAACGATCCGAGGACTCGGTGTGGGCGAGGTGACTCCCAAAGATACCCTGAAGATTCTACGCAAGGAAATTCTTGCCGGTTTGGGTACCGCCCTCTCCTTAGGTCTAACCATGATTGCCCTCTCTTTAATCTGGGCCGCGCCCCAAGAACGTTGGGTGTCCTTAGTGGCGGGAACGGTCATGGCAATGAATGTCTTTGTGGCTGTGACCCTAGGAACCTTGTTACCCATGGCAATGAAACGACTCAAACTCGATCCGGCACTGATTAGCGGCCCCCTACTCACCACCATGCTAGATGCCGTTGGGTTTATGATTTTCCTCTCACTGATTTCGCTTTCCTTAAATGTTCTGCATTTAAACCCCTAA
- a CDS encoding sporulation/spore germination protein, whose product MNPLKKYLAPLMTGLIVLSLSSCASSVANRQSDKANSPTQEMGNMPSTTLSARAAATPAQPQPQTPVTRQPANTSDSIAQAKDTVTLTIYQADNQCQTLVPEKVAVPATRVVDTAVGQVLKQADSGDFDLAGYRVQVNSKSGVATVDFRLSPNSRRQFVSLSSCEQFALFGSLRKTLTDNSRLKIKNVRFTQQGQEIVL is encoded by the coding sequence ATGAACCCTCTCAAAAAATATTTAGCGCCTCTCATGACTGGACTAATCGTTCTTAGTCTCAGTAGTTGTGCTTCTTCTGTCGCCAATCGTCAAAGTGACAAGGCAAACTCACCAACCCAAGAAATGGGTAATATGCCTTCTACAACATTGTCTGCAAGAGCTGCTGCAACACCAGCTCAACCCCAGCCGCAAACGCCTGTCACCCGTCAACCCGCGAACACGAGTGATTCTATTGCTCAAGCGAAGGATACAGTTACCCTCACCATCTATCAAGCCGATAATCAGTGTCAGACTCTGGTTCCTGAAAAAGTAGCTGTTCCAGCCACTCGTGTCGTCGATACTGCCGTGGGACAAGTTTTAAAACAAGCTGACTCCGGCGATTTCGATCTAGCGGGATATCGTGTCCAAGTTAACTCCAAAAGTGGTGTTGCTACCGTCGATTTCCGCTTGTCACCCAATTCACGGCGACAGTTTGTTTCTCTCTCTAGCTGCGAACAGTTTGCCCTTTTTGGCAGTCTTCGTAAAACCCTGACTGATAACTCCCGATTGAAGATTAAGAATGTTCGCTTCACGCAGCAAGGGCAAGAAATTGTGCTTTAA
- the fba gene encoding fructose-bisphosphate aldolase class II (catalyzes the reversible aldol condensation of dihydroxyacetonephosphate and glyceraldehyde 3-phosphate in the Calvin cycle, glycolysis, and/or gluconeogenesis) gives MALVPMRLLLDHAAENGYGIPAFNVNNMEQIQSIMQAAHATDSPVILQASRGARKYAGENFLRHLILAAVETYPHIPIVMHQDHGNEPATCYSAIKNGFTSVMMDGSLEADAKTPASYEYNVDVTREVVKVAHAIGASVEGELGCLGSLETGMGEAEDGHGFEGKLDHSQLLTDPDQAVDFVEQTQVDALAVAIGTSHGAYKFTRKPTGEILAISRIEEIHRRLPNTHLVMHGSSSVPEDLLALINEFGGAIPETYGVPVEEIQKGIKSGVRKVNIDTDNRLAITAAVREALAGNPKEFDPRHFLKPSITYMQKVCADRYEQFGTAGNASKIKQVSLEAYAAKYAKGELNAAIKKAAIA, from the coding sequence ATGGCGCTCGTACCAATGCGACTGCTACTCGATCATGCGGCTGAAAATGGTTACGGCATCCCGGCGTTCAACGTCAACAACATGGAGCAGATCCAATCAATCATGCAAGCTGCCCATGCAACCGATAGCCCTGTGATTCTCCAGGCTTCTCGTGGCGCTCGCAAGTACGCTGGCGAAAACTTCCTCCGTCACCTGATTCTGGCTGCGGTGGAAACTTATCCCCACATTCCCATCGTCATGCACCAAGACCATGGTAACGAGCCTGCCACTTGCTACTCTGCCATCAAGAACGGTTTTACCAGCGTGATGATGGATGGTTCTCTGGAAGCCGATGCGAAGACCCCAGCCAGCTACGAGTACAACGTCGATGTGACTCGTGAAGTGGTGAAAGTGGCTCATGCCATCGGTGCTAGCGTTGAAGGTGAGCTGGGCTGTTTGGGTTCTCTGGAGACCGGTATGGGTGAAGCCGAAGATGGTCACGGTTTCGAGGGCAAGCTTGACCACTCTCAACTGCTAACCGATCCGGATCAAGCGGTTGACTTTGTTGAGCAAACTCAAGTTGATGCCCTAGCTGTTGCGATCGGAACCAGCCACGGTGCTTACAAGTTCACACGTAAGCCGACGGGTGAAATTTTAGCGATCAGCCGGATTGAAGAAATCCACCGCCGCCTGCCAAATACCCACTTGGTTATGCATGGTTCTTCCTCGGTTCCTGAAGACCTACTGGCGCTGATTAACGAGTTCGGTGGTGCCATTCCTGAAACTTATGGTGTGCCTGTCGAAGAAATTCAAAAAGGCATCAAGAGCGGTGTTCGGAAAGTGAACATTGACACCGATAACCGTCTAGCTATCACCGCCGCTGTACGCGAAGCTCTGGCTGGAAACCCCAAGGAGTTTGACCCCCGTCACTTCTTGAAGCCTTCCATCACCTACATGCAAAAAGTTTGTGCTGACCGCTATGAGCAGTTTGGTACTGCTGGCAATGCTAGCAAGATCAAGCAAGTAAGCCTGGAAGCGTATGCAGCTAAGTATGCCAAAGGTGAACTGAACGCAGCTATCAAGAAAGCTGCGATCGCTTAA
- a CDS encoding NB-ARC domain-containing protein: MARPNYGPQAKQRTKRLLEALLAYANHELEDAERLKIQSNWNSEKRLIVKTKIRFLQELTALAPPGGKLNSEQIKEALHRLEDFLGILEDNRLKTQGADDWHFTLKLWYGRQDQQANLKRLDVEWERRRLQKPIGEERDNTKADFRESTPPIQELKSKIQNQIDWGEAPEVSSFYGRTEELHQLERWIVHERCKLIALLGIGGIGKTTLAVMLVEQIQEEFECVVWRSLKSAPPIQTLLESLLQSLSQGKETLSSDDVHQGISQLLHHLRQRRCLVILDEVEVILSSHEGQSCPQFGQYQERYEGYGELLRRVGGERHQSCILLTSREKPGEITALEGETLPVHSHLLWGLQAKDAIDIFREKGFSGSENGLIQLIHLYGGNPLALKVIITMIQEICNGNISYFLQQNTLVLSDRLRTLLKQQVNRLSELEKEVVYWLAIEREPISLSRLRANLLLPPSQSRLLEALASLERRSLIEKVTPAPMEKMAEGGETLFTLQPLVMKYAIEEFIEQAVNEIEAVLETHDIEPFKLLRNHSLIKPNAPSNPDGRGARPIASTQMLTRLRNGLLQMFRCDDSLIAEELSEILPLLRGKSAITVGYTGRNLLKLFEALGIDSDTYDWQDIPMR, translated from the coding sequence ATGGCGAGACCGAATTATGGCCCTCAAGCTAAACAGCGCACTAAACGCCTTTTGGAGGCACTCCTGGCTTATGCCAATCACGAATTGGAGGATGCTGAGCGACTCAAGATCCAGAGCAACTGGAATTCAGAAAAACGTCTGATTGTCAAGACAAAAATCAGATTTTTGCAAGAGTTAACAGCCCTAGCGCCACCTGGCGGTAAGTTAAATAGTGAACAAATCAAGGAAGCGCTGCATCGCCTTGAGGATTTTTTGGGGATTTTGGAGGACAATCGGCTCAAGACGCAGGGGGCAGATGACTGGCATTTCACCTTGAAGCTTTGGTATGGACGGCAGGATCAACAAGCCAATTTAAAGCGGTTGGATGTGGAGTGGGAGCGTCGTCGGCTGCAAAAGCCGATTGGTGAAGAACGCGACAACACAAAAGCAGACTTTCGCGAGAGTACACCACCCATCCAAGAGCTAAAATCTAAAATCCAAAATCAAATTGATTGGGGAGAAGCGCCAGAAGTTTCCAGTTTCTATGGACGCACGGAAGAACTTCACCAGTTAGAGCGATGGATTGTGCATGAGCGTTGCAAACTAATCGCCCTATTGGGTATCGGGGGAATTGGTAAAACCACACTGGCGGTGATGTTGGTAGAACAAATTCAGGAGGAGTTTGAGTGCGTCGTCTGGCGCAGTCTCAAGTCAGCACCACCGATTCAAACCCTATTAGAGAGCTTGCTGCAATCCCTCTCCCAGGGCAAAGAAACCCTGTCCTCTGACGATGTTCACCAAGGGATATCTCAGCTCCTTCATCACCTGCGACAGCGCCGTTGTCTCGTGATTTTAGATGAGGTAGAGGTAATTCTGTCGAGTCACGAAGGGCAGAGTTGTCCTCAGTTCGGACAATATCAGGAGAGATATGAGGGTTATGGGGAGTTACTACGGCGAGTTGGTGGCGAACGTCATCAAAGTTGTATCCTGCTAACCAGTCGCGAGAAACCTGGAGAAATTACGGCATTGGAGGGTGAAACCCTGCCCGTCCATTCCCACCTACTGTGGGGTTTACAGGCTAAGGACGCCATCGATATTTTTAGGGAAAAAGGTTTTTCTGGCTCAGAGAATGGGCTAATCCAATTAATTCATCTTTATGGTGGTAATCCTTTAGCTTTGAAAGTGATTATCACCATGATTCAGGAGATTTGCAATGGTAATATCTCCTACTTTTTACAGCAAAATACTTTAGTGTTGAGCGATCGCCTGCGGACACTGCTCAAGCAACAAGTCAACCGTCTTTCGGAGTTGGAAAAAGAGGTAGTGTATTGGTTGGCAATTGAACGCGAACCCATTTCATTGTCTAGATTACGAGCAAATTTGCTGTTACCTCCGTCTCAATCCCGATTACTGGAGGCATTAGCATCTTTGGAGCGGCGCTCTCTCATTGAAAAGGTTACACCTGCGCCCATGGAGAAAATGGCAGAAGGGGGTGAGACATTGTTCACCTTGCAGCCACTGGTGATGAAATATGCGATCGAGGAATTCATTGAACAAGCCGTCAATGAGATTGAGGCTGTACTTGAGACGCACGATATTGAGCCATTCAAGCTTTTGAGAAACCATTCACTCATTAAGCCTAATGCGCCCAGTAATCCAGATGGTAGGGGCGCTCGACCCATCGCTTCTACCCAGATGTTGACACGACTGAGGAATGGTCTACTACAAATGTTTCGATGTGATGATAGCCTGATCGCGGAGGAACTCAGTGAAATTTTACCGTTGCTCAGAGGCAAATCAGCAATAACGGTGGGATATACAGGTCGCAATTTGCTAAAACTGTTCGAGGCTTTAGGGATTGATTCGGACACCTACGATTGGCAAGATATTCCGATGCGGTAA